In one Myotis daubentonii chromosome 1, mMyoDau2.1, whole genome shotgun sequence genomic region, the following are encoded:
- the LOC132228099 gene encoding granzyme H-like, producing the protein MQGPGGQGVRVSAEHLAPSLTGQSQLHPHIQPSVPTMCSESTDCWPENPGLRRPGGSTGSSDLGSFLRRCSHFCSCWPFFWLPRGKQISIPGRKRCGGFLVREDFVLTAAHCWGRSITVILGAHNIIKNERTQQVIPVKRAIRHPNYHPKVNDIMLQQMQRKATLTASVSLLRLPRRGEQVKPGMVCRVAGWGRLDLSTSTDTLHEVELEIQQDEQCISCYRRGYNRATEICVGDPERNQSTFKGDSGGPLMCDNMAQGIVSFGKKYGKTPRIEMKVSSFLPSIERTMRHFQLQGPD; encoded by the exons ATGCAGGGCCCTGGAGGACAGGGTGTCAGGGTGTCTGCAGAACACCTGGCCCCATCTCTCACTGGGCAGAGCCAGCTCCACCCTCACATCCAGCCCAGTGTCCCCACCATGTGCTCAGAGTCCACTGACTGCTG GCCAGAGAACCCTGGGCTCAGAAGACCAGGAGGAAGCACCGGCAGCTCTGACCTGGGCAGCTTCCTGAGGAGATGCAGCCATTTCTGCTCCTGCTGGCCTTTCTTCTGGCTCCCAAGGGGCAAGCAG ATCAGTATTCCTGGCAGAAAAAGATGTGGGGGTTTCCTTGTGCGTGAGGACTTTGTGCTGACAGCAGCTCACTGCTGGGGAAG ATCCATCACAGTCATCCTGGGCGCCCACAACATCATCAAGAACGAGAGGACCCAACAGGTCATCCCGGTGAAAAGAGCCATCCGCCACCCAAACTATCATCCCAAAGTCAATGACATTATGTTGCAGCAG ATGCAGAGGAAGGCCACCCTGACTGCCTCCGTGAGCCTCCTCAGGCtgcccaggaggggagagcaggtgaAGCCAGGGATGGTGTGCAGAGTGGCCGGCTGGGGGCGACTCGACCTGAGCACCAGCACAGACACTCTGCATGAGGTAGAGCTGGAAATCCAACAGGATGAGCAGTGCATCTCTTGCTACAGACGCGGTTACAACAGAGCCACAGAGATCTGTGTGGGGGACCCAGAAAGGAATCAGTCTACTTTTAAG GGCGACTCTGGGGGTCCCCTCATGTGTGACAACATGGCTCAGGGCATTGTCTCCTTTGGGAAAAAATATGGGAAAACTCCTCGTATTGAAATGAAGGTTTCCAGCTTTCTGCCTTCGATAGAAAGAACAATGAGACATTTCCAACTGCAAGGACCAGACTGA